TGGCAGTAAATAAAGTTCCTGTTCTGAAAAGATGTAGATCACTTGGTTTAGAGCCAAGTTACCTTGGATATGATAAAAAATCCAACAGAGAGTTAAAGAGAGCAAATAAGAAAGTTTCCGAGTACGGACTTCAGTTAAGAGAAAAACAGAAAGCAAAATTCATCTATGGTGTTCTGGAAAAACCTTTCCACAACTACTATGTGAAAGCTGATCAGATGAAGGGCATGACTGGTACAAACTTAATGACCATGTTAGAGTCCAGATTAGATAACGTTGTATTCCGTATGGGATTCGCAAGAACAAGAAAAGAAGCAAGACAGATCGTTGACCACAAATTTATCTTAGTAAATGGTAAACAGGTTAACATTCCTTCTTACTTAGTAAAAGCTGGCGATGTTATCGAGATCAAAGAGAAAAACAAAGGTCTTCAGAGAATGAAAGACATCGTTGAAGTTACCGGCGGAAGATTAGTTCCGGAGTGGTTAGATGTTGACGCTGAGAAATTACAGGGAACTGTAAAAGAATTACCTTCCAGAGAGCAGATCGACGTTCCTGTTGATGAGATGCTTATCGTCGAGTTATATTCTAAGTAATAGTTAAGCAAATTACCCGAGAAGGAGGGACTTTGTAGTGTTCGATTTTCAAAAACCAAAAATTGAAATCGCAGAAATTTCAGAAGACAAGAAGTACGGAAAGTTTGTTGTAGAACCTTTGGAAAGAGGCTATGGTACGACACTTGGTAATTCTTTAAGAAGAATCATGCTTTCTTCTTTGCCGGGTGCTGCTGTAAGCCAGGTTAAGATCGACGGTGTTTTACATGAATTCAGTTCCATTCCTGGTGTTAAGGAAGATGTAACTGAGATTATTATGAATATCAAAAATCTTGCCATCAGAAATAACAGCTCTACAAATGAACCTAAAGTTGCTTACATTGAATTCGAGGGCGAAGGTGTAGTCACAGCAGCAGATATCCAGGTTGATTCTGATATTCAGATTTTAAATCCGGATCTGGTAATTGCCAATTTAAATGGCGGACCTGACTGCAAGCTTTACATGGAGCTTACCATTACAAACGGCAGAGGCTATGTAAGTGCAGACAAGAATAAGACAGAGGATATTCCGATCGGCGTTATTGCCATCGACTCTATCTATACACCGGTAGAAAGAGTAAATCTTTTGATTGAAAATACCCGTGTTGGTCAGATTACAGACTATGATAAGCTTACTTTGGACGTTTATACAAACGGTACCTTAGAGCCAGATGAGGCTGTCAGCTTAGCTGCTAAGGTTTTAAGCGAGCATTTAAGTCTTTTCATCGATCTTTCCGAAGCTGCTCAGCAGGCTGATGTCATGATCGAGAAAGAGGACAATGCAAAAGAGAAAGTTCTTGAGATGAATATCGATGAACTTGAGCTTTCCGTTCGTTCTTATAACTGTTTGAAGAGAGCCGGCATTAACACAGTCGAAGAACTGACAAACAGAACACCGGAAGA
The Roseburia rectibacter DNA segment above includes these coding regions:
- the rpsD gene encoding 30S ribosomal protein S4 yields the protein MAVNKVPVLKRCRSLGLEPSYLGYDKKSNRELKRANKKVSEYGLQLREKQKAKFIYGVLEKPFHNYYVKADQMKGMTGTNLMTMLESRLDNVVFRMGFARTRKEARQIVDHKFILVNGKQVNIPSYLVKAGDVIEIKEKNKGLQRMKDIVEVTGGRLVPEWLDVDAEKLQGTVKELPSREQIDVPVDEMLIVELYSK
- a CDS encoding DNA-directed RNA polymerase subunit alpha, translating into MFDFQKPKIEIAEISEDKKYGKFVVEPLERGYGTTLGNSLRRIMLSSLPGAAVSQVKIDGVLHEFSSIPGVKEDVTEIIMNIKNLAIRNNSSTNEPKVAYIEFEGEGVVTAADIQVDSDIQILNPDLVIANLNGGPDCKLYMELTITNGRGYVSADKNKTEDIPIGVIAIDSIYTPVERVNLLIENTRVGQITDYDKLTLDVYTNGTLEPDEAVSLAAKVLSEHLSLFIDLSEAAQQADVMIEKEDNAKEKVLEMNIDELELSVRSYNCLKRAGINTVEELTNRTPEDMMKVRNLGRKSLEEVLAKLKELGLQLNQGEE